CGTATTTTTGTTTTTTTGCCAGATAGGCCTATCTAGGTTGATTCTCTTTTAAAAACTCGTTCATGCTCGTCTCAAACTTAGGAGGCGAGCATGAGTCTCAAAACCATCCTGCCTTTCACCCTCAGGGCTGAAGGTGGTGATCGTGTTTCCGATCATCCGTCTGATCCCGGCGGCATTACCAAGTTCGGCATTTCCGACGCCCGCGACGGTCGTAAGGACCGTATGGCGGATCTCAATGGTGACGGCATCGGCGATAAGCCGGTTGTCGATCTGACTATCGAGGACGCCGAGACCATTTACCGCCGCGAGTATTACGACTCACGAGGCTGCGGTGATCTTCCCGAAATCCTCGGCGATGCCCTGTTCGATCATTCCGTTACATCCGGTTCTGCGGCCAAATTGTTTCAGGCCGTGCTCAACGTCCATGGTGCTGATCTTGTTCTCGACGGCGACGTCGGTCCCAAGACCAAGGCCGCCTGTCATGCTGTTGCCGACCGCATTGGTCCTGAAGTCCTTGCTCGCGATATGGCTTTGGCCAGAGCCGGCTTTTACGTCGGATTGTGGGCGAGACGTCCGAAGGATGAGGCGTTTATCAAGGGCTGGCTCAACCGGGTTCGCAATCTGATGCTGTATTTGGGGTTGTAGCCATGAGTTGTGTGCCGAATTTCACGTGTCGTGGTTGTTCCAATCTCATCATTGATCCCAAAGGCCGTTACGTCTGTGTGATGAAACGGAAACAACGGCCATGCAGAGGGAAAGTGTGATGGAATGGATCAACCGTAACCTCTATTCCTTGGTCGCCGTGGCTGTATGTCTGACGGTCTGTGCCGCGTTTCTGACCATGATCGGCGCGACGCTCATGGGATCGAGCCTGCCGGACAAGGCGAGTGAAACGGTCAACTATCTTATCGTTTCGTTGTTTTCATTTGCTTTCGGCTCGTCGGTTGGGAGTCGGCGCAAGGACGACCGACAGCAGGGGAGCCGATAGCATGGCCCTAGTGTGCGATTCCAGCAGCAAGCGAGGCCTGTGTTTGGACCTCAAGATCAATATTCCTTCCTTGCTCGCCATGGGTGGTCTCGTTGTCACCATGCTTTCGTTCGGCCTGGAGCTTGAGCATCGGGTGGAGTCGCTCGAAGTGGCTTCGAAACGTTGGGAACACCAGGGCGAGCAGATCATGGGCGGTGCGCTCAAAATGGAACGACTTGAAACGCGCATGGACGGCATTGAATCGCTTTTGCGCGACATTCGAGACGAACTGCGGCGGCAACGGAAGGGGTAGGTCATGGCGGACGCGAAGAAGACCAGGAAAGCGCCGGACTGGGAGCGCATCGAGCGGGAGTATCGAGCGGGGCTTTTGTCCGTGCGGGAGATCGCTTCTCAGCATGGAACC
This genomic window from Desulfovibrio inopinatus DSM 10711 contains:
- a CDS encoding glycoside hydrolase family 108 protein; translation: MSLKTILPFTLRAEGGDRVSDHPSDPGGITKFGISDARDGRKDRMADLNGDGIGDKPVVDLTIEDAETIYRREYYDSRGCGDLPEILGDALFDHSVTSGSAAKLFQAVLNVHGADLVLDGDVGPKTKAACHAVADRIGPEVLARDMALARAGFYVGLWARRPKDEAFIKGWLNRVRNLMLYLGL